A region of Epinephelus moara isolate mb chromosome 15, YSFRI_EMoa_1.0, whole genome shotgun sequence DNA encodes the following proteins:
- the c15h7orf57 gene encoding uncharacterized protein C7orf57 homolog — MSSAEMSAAVPNHRRTKPGGIKTGVVTSGVTGPTSQIPGLSQTADETSPVERISGRRVGIFESDSEYVKLAKGGGHKGLLSHDADSDDQPKKPYNPPNWFGGDESKSGSKAMSPDGVTKAAMRPLNAPFGTDNCSSWERDDRVSPSNEKMSPDGVASQLEGLVVTNKYKRTSYEKKAPPVSMSKLLSHGYVEEKKKSPTDDDASSVTSDQTSTVATEDVDDLE, encoded by the exons ATGTCTTCAGCTGAGATGAGCGCTGCGGTACCCAACCATCGGAGGACCAAGCCCGGTG GGATAAAGACCGGGGTTGTGACCAGCGGCGTGACTGGGCCGACCTCCCAGATCCCCGGTCTGTCCCAGACTGCAGATGAAACGTCTCCAGTGGAGAGGATCAGCGGACGGCGAGTTGGGATCTTTGAGTCAGACTCGGAGTATGTCAAGCTGGCAAAGGGAGGAGGGCACAAAG GGCTGTTGAGTCATGATGCTGATTCTGATGACCAACCCAAGAAGCCGTACAACCCACCCAACTGGTTCGGAGGTGATGAGTCAAAGAG CGGAAGCAAAGCGATGTCTCCTGATGGCGTGACGAAGGCGGCCATGCGGCCTCTGAACGCCCCGTTTGGCACTGATAACTGTTCGTCCTGGGAAAGAGACGATAGAGTTTCCCCCTCTAATGAGAAG ATGTCTCCTGATGGCGTCGCCAGTCAGCTTGAGGGTCTCGTTGTGACCAACAAATACAAGAGAAC GTCTTATGAGAAGAAGGCTCCTCCAGTCAGCATGTCCAAGCTGCTGAGTCATGGCTACgttgaggagaagaagaagtctCCCACTGACGACGATGCCTCAA gTGTGACCTCAGATCAGACCAGCACCGTCGCGACGGAGGACGTGGACGACCTGGAGTAG